Proteins from a genomic interval of Hippocampus zosterae strain Florida chromosome 14, ASM2543408v3, whole genome shotgun sequence:
- the rbm25a gene encoding RNA-binding protein 25 isoform X2 — translation MLPNKINFRAKEPEDGPTTTVFVGNISEKASDMLVRQLLAKCGIVLSWKRVQGASGKLQAFGFCEYKEPESTLRSLRLLHELMLGDKKLLVKVDAKTKAQLDEWKAKKKSANGGASGDGKDEEEVLDEETLRRDQAARATIEVLIREYSTELNASSADGNGQLRKKRKDKKDEDDINAIELEDDKRDLISREISKFRDTHKKLEEEKGKKEKERQDLEKERREKDKERERERERRDREKEKERERDKERERDRERDRDRERERERERERERTRERERDREKSRDISEARSRSRERPRDEKKRDRDEDEEDVYERRRLERRLRDKEAAYQERLKNWELRERKKSRDYYKDMEREEERSRETMKEAKRLKEFLEDYDDDRDDPKYYRGSALQKRLRDREKEIEMDERDRKREKEELEEIRQRLLAEGHPDPDAEMQRMEEEAERRRKPPLKLESEEKVKQEKKERERESHRDSQRESHRDSQRESHRDSQRESHRDSQRESHRESNRDSQRESNRDSQRESNRDSQRESNRDSQRESYKESHKESHRDREKRMSSAKPAEPTPRDPPPHSEEDEENAIEERWRRREEEEKEQQQNQQQQQEEEEEVEKEKEQQQQQQQQQHQPPPPQQPQQQHVAHNGGDSPEARLHLKALMRPINTAPSVSSASGNATPNTPGTDSPRGIIIPGERTPEVQPLEENRPKIGLSLKLGSTNSPSQLHAAKRKKLAAADSIFNKFNDEEEADEQPRKRKLVPLDYGDDDKSLGLDGADMSGAKGGVNTEEKRKNIRSLIEKIPTARPELFTYPLDWSMVDSTLMDRRIKPWINKKIIEYIGEEEATLVDFVCSKVMAHSTPQGILDDVAMVLDEEAEVFIVKMWRLLIFETEFKKIGLAK, via the exons AAATGTGGTATAGTTCTAAGCTGGAAACGAGTCCAAGGCGCCTCTGGGAAacttcaag CATTTGGCTTCTGCGAATACAAGGAGCCTGAGTCAACCCTGCGATCCCTGCGACTACTGCACGAGCTGATGCTGGGCGACAAGAAGCTGCTGGTCAAAGTGGATGCCAAGACCAAGGCGCAGCTAGACGAATGGAAGGCCAAGAAAAAGAGCGCCAATGGG GGGGCGAGCGGTGATGGTAAGGACGAGGAAGAGGTGCTGGATGAAGAGACACTCCGTCGCGACCAGGCAGCGAGGGCCACCATCGAAGTGCTCATCCGGGAGTACTCGACTGAACTCAACGCCTCCTCTGCAGATGGCAATGGGCAGCTTCGcaagaagagaaaagacaagaaagATGAG GACGACATCAACGCCATAGAACTAGAGGATGACAAGAGGGACTTGATTTCCAGAGAGATCAGCAAATTCCGCGACACACACAAG AAAttggaggaagagaaaggcaagaaggagaaggagcgaCAGGACCTGGAGAAGGAGCGGCGAGAGAAGGACAAGGAGCGCGAGCGCGAAAGGGAGCGCCGCGACAGGGAGAAGGAGAAAGAACGGGAGCGCGACAAGGAGCGGGAGCGGGACCGGGAACGCGACCGGGACAGGGAGCGTGAACGCGAACGCGAGCGGGAGCGGGAGAGGACGAGAGAGCGTGAGCGCGACAGGGAGAAGAGTCGAGACATCAGCGAAGCCCGCAGCCGCTCCAG GGAGAGGCCTAGAGATGAGAAAAAACGGGACCGcgatgaagatgaggaagatgTGTACGAGCGCAGAAGACTGGAGAGGAGACTCAGAGATAAAGAAGCTGCCTATCAAGAg CGGCTGAAAAACTGGGAACTGCGGGAGAGAAAGAAGTCCCGCGACTACTACAAGGACATGGAGCGGGAGGAAGAGCGAAGCCGCGAGACC ATGAAAGAAGCCAAAAGACTAAAAGAATTCCTTGAAGATTATGACGATGATCGGGATGATCCCAAATACTACAG GGGCAGTGCTCTGCAAAAGCGCCTCCGCGACCGCGAAAAGGAGATAGAGATGGACGAGAGGGACCGCAAGAGGGagaaggaggagctggaggagatccGACAGAGGCTCCTGGCCGAGGGTCACCCCGACCCCGACGCCGAAATGCAAAGG atggaggaggaggcagagcgCAGACGGAAGCCTCCTCTAAAGCTAGAATCTGAGGAGAAAGTGAAACAAGAGAAAAAGGAGCGAGAAAGAGAGTCCCACCGAGACTCCCAAAGAGAGTCACACCGAGACTCCCAAAGAGAGTCCCACCGTGACTCCCAAAGAGAGTCCCACCGTGACTCCCAAAGAGAGTCCCACCGAGAGTCAAACAGAGACTCCCAAAGAGAGTCAAACAGAGACTCCCAAAGAGAGTCAAACAGAGACTCCCAAAGAGAGTCAAACAGAGACTCCCAAAGAGAGTCATACAAAGAGTCACACAAAGAGTCCCACCGGGATCGGGAGAAGAGGATGTCGTCTGCAAAGCCCGCTGAGCCGACGCCTCGAGACCCTCCGCCACATTCggaagaggatgaagaaaatGCGATAGAGGAACGGTGGCGGAGgcgggaggaggaagaaaaggagcagcagcaaaatcaacagcagcaacaggaggaggaggaggaggtggagaaggagaaggaacaacaacaacaacagcagcaacaacaacatcaaccaccaccaccacagcaACCACAGCAACagcatgtggcccacaatggtGGGGATTCACCTGAGGCTAGGCTGCACCTCAAAGCCCTCATGCGACCAATCAACACCGCTCCCTCTGTGTCCTCtgccagcgggaatgccacGCCCAACACGCCTGGCACCGACTCCCCGCGCGGCATCATCATTCCAGGCGAGCGAACGCCTGAGGTGCAGCCTCTCGAGGAGAACCGGCCCAAGATTGGCCTCAGTCTCAAGCTGG GTTCAACTAACAGCCCCAGCCAGCTGCATGCCGCCAAGCGCAAGAAGCTGGCAGCCGCAGATAGCATCTTCAACAAGTTTAACGACGAGGAGGAGGCTGACGAGCAGCCGCGCAAGAGGAAGCTCGTGCCGCTGGACTATGGCGACGACGACAAGAGCTTGGGCCTGGACGGCGCTGACATGTCGGGCGCCAAAGGCGGCGTCAACACCGAGGAGAAGCGCAAGAACATCCGCAGCCTCATCGAGAAGATCCCCACGGCCCGCCCTGAGCTCTTCACCTACCCGTTGGACTGGTCCATGGTCGATTCG ACTCTGATGGACCGCCGCATCAAACCGTGGAtcaacaagaaaatcattgaataCATCGGCGAGGAGGAAGCGACGCTGGTCGATTTCGTCTGCTCAAAG